The Arachis duranensis cultivar V14167 chromosome 9, aradu.V14167.gnm2.J7QH, whole genome shotgun sequence genomic sequence CAGCCTGAGGTAATAAACTTCCAATCCTATGATAATTTTGACCACTTATGATGAATTGTGGTGGGCCAGTTCCATCATTCACTGAGTCTATTACTTTACCACCAAGAGAAGTGAAAGCAAACATACTATTATAATACCGAATTTTCTTCTGAAACTGTAAAGACTTACTATCATGACCATGaatcaaattatataataaatctgGAGCTTTCTGAAGATACGGTAATTGAATTTTTCCTTGAAAACAACAAAGTGTAAAAAGAGGCTGATTAATTCTTGACTGTTTTTCAACCCGCTCTAGTAACCAAAACGATGCACCACAATATAAACAAGTATACACAGGGTCACCAATATCGAGACAACCtacaaaaatgaataaaaaatttaaataataaacaaatccTTACAAATTTAactaagtaaaaaaattatattaaataaagactTAAAtgcttcttaatttttttttcttaaaaaaatataccagTAAAACAATTAAAGATTCAGAAATTATTCACTGGATACTCATTGTCtacaaattgaaaatataaatatttgataataataataatctaacCAAATTTGAGACACTTGTATTGAAAGTATTTAAAATCAATGAAtactatttttttcatattatatttggtaaaaaaatgtcatataaattttattacgaccagaatattaaaattataaaaggaaCATAACGTGACTAAATATACTGAATGAGTAGATTATATCTAAATTAATACGAAAAATGCAAACTccataaataaatcaattataagTATACTGAAATACCTTGAACTTCACTTTGTGAAAAAAGTGGATGATCAACAGGAGACCGAAGCTCATTCCAAGAATTTATAGTAGGATCATATATTTCAGAGTCATCTTGATTTGGGTTTTTAttatgaaacaaaaaaaaaaacttattataaataaatcaaatataaagatatacacgtcaaataaatatttaaacagACAATCATGAAGTATGAAGTTATTAATAACTAAATGCATAATAAACAACATAAAaagaatatacaaaaattaattcaataatgaaatatataaaccaaaataaatagacaaaaaatataaacatgaTAACAATGATTAGAAAAGagtcctttttatattttaaaataattaaaaaaataatgtaaataataactATACTTTCTAAGTTAacgaagaaattaaaaaatttaaaacaataaacTCATACCTGATAATATGAAATTGGCATTAATAATTGGAGTATCTTGCAAAATAATTGATCcccctaaagaaaaaaaaagaactttaaacgtaaaattaaaactatgggaagagcaaaaaaattaaacaggtAGGTTAATAAATACCACGTACCAATATatttaaacttaaaataagagaaatattaGAAGTAGGAACAACATCAAACAATAAAGCATAGAAATCCAACCAATAATATTAATTGAACACCGattttataatagtaaaaagCATTTGTAATGAAAagatgtaaattttaatttctttcaaaaaaatccaaaagtGAATATAGCAAAACTGACCTCTTCTATCTTCAACTTGTTgtcctctctttctctttaaataattttttctatataatCTTGCAGTAGCATAAGATTGagacattttatgaaattttaaccAAGCTAAAGAAATTTAGAACCAACTAATGTTCACTATAATGGTATTTCGAATAAAATAGTACTTCCTTCTTAGACACCACTTCAGTTATATATAACCCAAAAAANNNNNNNNNNNNNNNNNNNNNNNNNNNNNNNNNNNNNNNNNNNNNNNNNNNNNNNNNNNNNNNNNNNNNNNNNNNNNNNNNNNNNNNNNNNNNNNNNNNNNNNNNNNNNNNNNNNNNNNNNNNNNNNNNNNNNNNNNNNNNNNNNNNNNNNNNNNNNNNNNNNNNNNNNNNNNNNNNNNNNNNNNNNNNNNNNNNNNNNNNNNNNNNNNNNNNNNNNNNNNNNNNNNNNNNNNNNNNNNNNNNNNNNNNNNNNNNNNNNNNNNNNNNNNNNNNNNNNNNNNNNNNNNNNNNNNNNNNNNNNNNNNNNNNNNNNNNNNNNNNNNNNNNNNNNNNNNNNNNNNNNNNNNNNNNNNNNNNNNNNNNNNNNNNNNNNNNNNNNNNNNNNNNNNNNNNNNNNNNNNNNNNNNNNNNNNNNNNNNNNNNNNNNNNNNNNNNNNNNNNNNNNNNNNNNNNNNNNNNNNNNNNNNNNNNNNNNNNNNNNNNNNNNNNNNNNNNNNNNNNNNNNNNNNNNNNNNNNNNNNNNNNNNNNNNNNNNNNNNNNNNNNNNNNNNNNNNNNNNNNNNNNNNNNNNNNNNNNNNNNNNNNNNNNNNNNNNNNNNNNNNNNNNNNNNNNNNNNNNNNNNNNNNNNNNNNNNNNNNNNNNNNNNNNNNNNNNNNNNNNNNNNNNNNNNNNNNNNNNNNNNNNNNNNNNNNNNNNNNNNNNNNNNNNNNNNNNNNNNNNNNNNNNNNNNNNNNNNNNNNNNNNNNNNNNNNNNNNNNNNNNNNNNNNNNNNNNNNNNNNNNNNNNNNNNNNNNNNNNNNNNNNNNNNNN encodes the following:
- the LOC110275863 gene encoding uncharacterized protein LOC110275863 (The sequence of the model RefSeq protein was modified relative to this genomic sequence to represent the inferred CDS: added 124 bases not found in genome assembly); the encoded protein is MASLVIGFLSKRKNIPLLQITSDLLLFILPMDDYLPSADLIGGSIILQDTPIINANFILSDDSEIYDPTINSWNELRSPVDHPLFSQSEVQGCLDIGDPVYTCLYCGASFWLLERVEKQSRINQPLFTLCCFQGKIQLPYLQKAPDLLYNLIHGHDSKSLQFQKKIRYYNSMFAFTSLGGKVIDSVNDGTGPPQFIISGQNYHRIGSLLPQAGQVPKFAQLYIYDTKHELTHREGIFG